The Streptomyces achromogenes genome window below encodes:
- a CDS encoding FUSC family protein, whose product MARSPRAAALRTWLAETWPLVQATAAATVAWVIAVRVGGHDAPFFAPIAAVVALNFGRGERGRNALRLVFGVCIGIVFGELTVVVLGGGWDSLALATFVALVVAQALGANRLMRVQAAAGAILTIAAADGGAGVNRLIDALIGAGVALVFTQVLFPPEPLALVRRAERAALATMAEGLRLTAEAIERGAYDEELHAGLIRCMSGVREHLAEVGRAGPAGARVAGHSLIWHYRRPAVRRTTEEAAQVQLLGASCLMLLRTAASADLRGQAGLAQAVRELAGAIADLSADLGSRPVRQRAVDRAFTVARRAGEAPVPHMEREAVAAGVRFLCLDIMVFAGAAPSEAFAVFQQGGAGMPRVAAPPEDFHQPGLPSPAAVFRRLSRRRRRH is encoded by the coding sequence ATGGCCCGTTCGCCCAGAGCCGCAGCGTTGCGGACGTGGCTCGCCGAGACCTGGCCGCTGGTGCAGGCCACGGCAGCGGCCACGGTGGCCTGGGTGATCGCTGTCCGGGTGGGCGGTCACGATGCCCCGTTCTTCGCTCCGATCGCCGCGGTGGTCGCTCTCAACTTCGGGCGCGGCGAGCGGGGCCGGAACGCCCTGCGGCTGGTCTTCGGCGTGTGTATCGGCATCGTCTTCGGAGAACTCACGGTCGTGGTCCTCGGAGGCGGCTGGGACAGCCTCGCGCTTGCGACGTTCGTCGCGCTGGTCGTCGCTCAGGCGCTGGGGGCCAATCGGCTGATGCGCGTCCAGGCGGCCGCCGGGGCGATCCTGACCATCGCCGCGGCCGACGGCGGGGCTGGTGTGAACCGCTTGATCGATGCGCTGATCGGTGCTGGGGTGGCGCTGGTGTTCACGCAGGTTCTGTTTCCCCCCGAGCCGCTGGCCCTGGTGCGCCGGGCGGAGCGGGCGGCGCTGGCCACGATGGCCGAGGGCCTGCGGCTGACGGCTGAGGCGATCGAGCGTGGTGCGTACGACGAGGAGCTGCATGCGGGGTTGATCAGGTGCATGTCCGGTGTGCGGGAGCACCTTGCTGAGGTGGGCAGGGCTGGGCCGGCCGGTGCCCGGGTCGCCGGCCACTCGTTGATCTGGCATTACCGGCGCCCCGCCGTCAGGCGGACGACCGAGGAGGCCGCCCAGGTCCAGTTGCTCGGAGCCAGTTGTCTGATGCTCCTGCGCACCGCTGCCAGCGCGGATCTGCGGGGGCAGGCCGGGCTTGCGCAGGCGGTGCGGGAGCTGGCCGGAGCGATCGCCGACCTTTCGGCAGACCTGGGCAGCCGCCCGGTCCGCCAGCGGGCGGTGGACCGCGCTTTCACCGTTGCCCGCCGGGCCGGCGAGGCCCCGGTGCCGCATATGGAGCGGGAAGCAGTGGCCGCCGGCGTGCGGTTCCTCTGCCTCGACATCATGGTCTTCGCCGGCGCCGCCCCTTCAGAAGCGTTCGCCGTGTTCCAGCAGGGGGGCGCAGGCATGCCGCGGGTGGCCGCGCCGCCGGAAGACTTCCACCAGCCCGGCCTGCCGAGCCCCGCCGCGGTGTTCCGCCGTCTGAGCCGACGGAGGCGCCGACATTGA
- a CDS encoding SMP-30/gluconolactonase/LRE family protein — protein MRVEQVTDPIVYHGEGPVWSPRWGGLRWVDMLAGDVLSLAGDGTVTRRHVGDVAAAVRPRRQGGAVIGVERGFALEDADGTVTHLPTLWDDDCGIRMNEGGCDPDGRFYCGSMAYDKRPGAGTLYRLTPDGSVAVILTGVTISNGLEWSADGTHAYYNDTPTQRIAVFDYDSESGLTGQRTFVTVPADAGRPDGLTVDAQGGVWVALNNGSAVRRYSPTDVLDEVIELPARKVTACTFGGPHLDELFITTSREDLAPSEDPLAGSLFRARVDVSGLPVREFAG, from the coding sequence ATGCGCGTGGAGCAGGTGACCGATCCGATCGTTTACCACGGCGAGGGGCCGGTATGGTCGCCGCGCTGGGGCGGCCTGCGCTGGGTCGACATGCTGGCCGGGGATGTGCTGTCCCTTGCCGGCGACGGAACCGTCACCCGCCGCCATGTGGGCGATGTCGCCGCAGCAGTGCGGCCCCGCCGCCAGGGTGGCGCGGTCATCGGAGTCGAGCGGGGCTTCGCCCTGGAGGACGCCGACGGCACCGTCACGCACCTGCCCACCCTGTGGGACGACGACTGTGGGATACGGATGAATGAGGGCGGCTGCGATCCCGACGGCCGCTTCTACTGCGGCTCGATGGCCTACGACAAACGCCCCGGCGCCGGCACCCTGTACCGGCTGACACCGGACGGCTCCGTCGCTGTAATCCTCACCGGGGTCACCATCTCCAACGGGCTGGAGTGGAGCGCCGACGGCACCCACGCCTACTACAACGACACGCCCACACAGCGGATCGCCGTGTTCGACTACGACTCCGAGTCGGGCTTGACCGGGCAGCGCACCTTCGTGACCGTGCCCGCCGATGCCGGACGTCCGGACGGGCTGACCGTCGACGCCCAAGGCGGCGTCTGGGTGGCTCTCAACAACGGTTCAGCGGTGCGGCGTTACTCTCCGACGGATGTCCTCGACGAGGTGATCGAACTGCCGGCAAGGAAGGTCACCGCCTGCACCTTCGGCGGGCCGCACCTGGACGAGCTGTTCATCACCACGTCCCGGGAGGACCTCGCACCTTCAGAGGACCCGCTGGCAGGCTCGCTGTTCCGAGCACGAGTCGACGTCTCCGGGCTGCCCGTCCGCGAGTTCGCGGGATGA